The proteins below come from a single Mytilus edulis chromosome 5, xbMytEdul2.2, whole genome shotgun sequence genomic window:
- the LOC139524778 gene encoding E3 ubiquitin-protein ligase TRIM71-like codes for MATNGKPLENGHAFSDDISLCGECTKTFVTPRSLPCLHTFCSACLEAYIKKSIGSNGQRFFHCPTCDMEIDVPHDALPGQYAASFPMDSFMEKLVELVAASSLDKMCDICVRREEKVAAQNWCMDCFDALCDPCFKVHVHGKTTSNHAVFRSDELRQIPLENLMKKKNKVPCGKHNETITLFCVDCREPLCVQCMAVSHRRCENVITVADAMTSRTDVKDIMDRLDSLKDSVHGTNGLGENDKILESSIDSAQIKIISVCNSLVEKVREEQDKLLRQLEDTAYKARKILKGRIEPRKSGTKTIQAAHERMKILMKYGSDVDILLAYNQVKKQLDSCQGSVAELDPKSMVVKVNFDLAENVDSFMAEFKAVGNLSIDDSSDVIGLNSWGVTCTHTDDIIVTDCKNRRIQKFSKFGDLVDYVQLEDEPRDITTIGRNDDVAITLVGKLIIFLSTRKSMQLLKRAKTERQYDGIAFSFKDSFLVVSSIRDCLVDLIQLGGEVIRSIHSDTVGSPLFREPRYVAVSPDGAIVVSDVEQGTVISFDNYGRVLSQYRPESGNGLKKPQGVSVDKIGNIFVADNGNNRVQLCTNDGVFQRNVLGHESGLDKPVAIEVSSSNRMIIVQNDGMVKVFSYS; via the exons ATGGCTACGAACGGGAAACCTTTAGAAAATGGCCATGCATTCTCAGATGACATCAGTTTATGTGGAGAATGCACGAAAACTTTCGTAACACCTCGTTCTCTACCTTGCTTGCATACGTTTTGCAGCGCATGCTTGGAAGCTTACATTAAAAAGTCAATCGGAAGCAATGGTCAGAGATTTTTCCATTGTCCGACATGTGATATGGAAATTGATGTTCCGCACGACGCGTTACCAGGGCAATATGCTGCCTCTTTTCCAATGGATAGTTTTATGGAAAAATTAGTAGAATTAGTAGCTGCCTCGAGTTTAGACAAAATGTGTGATATTTGTGTTCGTAGAGAGGAAAAGGTTGCAGCTCAAAATTGGTGCATGGACTGTTTTGATGCGCTTTGTGATCCTTGTTTTAAAGTTCATGTTCATGGGAAAACTACATCGAACCATGCTGTTTTCCGCTCAGACGAATTGAGACAGATCCCTCTGGAAAACttgatgaaaaagaaaaacaaagttcCATGTGGTAAACATAACGAAACAATAACATTATTCTGTGTAGATTGTAGGGAGCCATTGTGCGTTCAATGCATGGCTGTTTCACACAGAAGATGTGAAAATGTAATAACAGTTGCAGACGCAATGACGTCACGGACGGATGTTAAAGATATTATGGATAGGCTAGACTCACTGAAGGATTCGGTCCATGGCACAAACGGGTTGGgagaaaatgataaaatattagaaTCTAGTATTGACAGTGCTCAAATCAAAATCATTTCAGTGTGTAATTCCCTCGTCGAAAAAGTTCGAGAGGAACAAGACAAGTTATTAAGACAGTTAGAAGACACTGCATACAAAGCACGCAAAATTCTAAAAGGAAGGATAGAACCTAGGAAAAGTGGGACAAAAACAATTCAAGCTGCGCACGAGAGAATGAAGATATTAATGAAATATGGTAGTGATGTAGATATTCTGTTGGCATACAACCAAGTGAAGAAGCAGTTAGATTCTTGCCAGGGATCAGTTGCCGAACTTGACCCTAAAAGTATGGTTGTGAAAGTGAACTTTGACCTTGCCGAGAATGTTGACAGTTTCATGGCAGAGTTTAAAGCAGTAGGAAATCTGAGTATAGATGACAGTAGCGATGTTATTGGTCTAAATTCATGGGGCGTAACGTGTACCCATACGGATGACATTATTGTCACGGATTGTAAAAACAGACGGATTCAGAAGTTTAGCAAG TTTGGAGATCTAGTGGACTACGTACAACTTGAAGATGAACCACGTGATATTACTACTATTGGACGCAATGATGACGTTGCTATTACATTGGTTGGGAAGTTGATTATCTTCTTGTCAACCCGGAAATCAATGCAGCTTCTAAAACGTGCGAAAACAGAAAGGCAGTATGATGGCATTGCATTTTCGTTCAAGGATTCCTTTTTAGTGGTTAGCTCTATCAGGGATTGCTTAGTAGACCTCATACAACTTGGCGGGGAAGTCATTCGTTCCATACATTCAGATACTGTTGGGTCACCGCTTTTCAGAGAGCCACGTTATGTAGCTGTGTCACCAGATGGCGCTATTGTTGTGTCGGATGTAGAGCAGGGTACAGTCATTTCATTTGACAACTATGGGCGTGTACTTTCCCAGTACAGACCAGAAAGTGGAAATGGATTAAAGAAACCGCAGGGTGTTAGTGTTGACAAAATTGGCAACATATTTGTTGCGGACAATGGCAACAATAGGGTCCAACTCTGCACAAATGATGGAGTCTTTCAAAGGAATGTTTTGGGACACGAGAGCGGATTGGACAAACCGGTTGCCATAGAAGTCAGCAGTAGCAATAGGATGATAATCGTTCAGAATGATGGCATGGTGAAAGTGTTCAGTTACTCCTGA